The sequence TGCCGTTCTCTGACACGACAGCGGCACAGGGCGGGGACGAAGACCGGGCGGACACCGGTCAGCGCGGCGGATAAGGGGTGTCGGCCAAGACCCGGGCCAGGTGAGCGGCGTTGACGGTCATCGAACGCGTGGTGGACCTGACGGCCTCGGGCGTCTCGTCGAGGTCCTGGTAGTCGGTCCCGTGCCGGGCCTCTCCGACCCAATAACTCACCGCCCCGGGGGCCGGCGTGAATCCCAGGTCGTTGAGACCCTGGAAAGCATCGGCGCTCACCTTGTGGGCGCCGTCCTCGTTGCCCACGACGGCCACCATGGCCACCTTTCCGTAAGGCAACTGCCTTCCCTCGCCGTCGGTTTCACAAATGCCGGCGTTCAGCCGTTCCAGCACCCGCTGGCACAGGCTCGACGGGTGCCCGAGCCAGATCGGGGTGGCCAGCAGCAGGATGTCCGCCGCCAGCACCCACTATGGGTGTTCCACGTACTGTCCGCCCGGCACAGCGGGCGAGGACATCTCCTTCCCGTTCTCGCACAGGAAAGTCGTGAAATTCTCCAGGAATACAGAACGGAGGCCGGGGCACGTGAAGCCTCGGAGGTTGATACCCATGGTTCCCATCATTCTGGTTCTTCTGCTTGCGCTCATTCTCTTCGGGGCCGGCTTCGCCCTGAAGGCTCTGTGGTGGATAGCCATCGCCGTCCTCGTGGTGTGGCTGCTCGGCTTCGTCGTACGCCCGGCGGGCGGCGGTGGAAAGCGCGGCCGCTGGTACCGCTGGTAAATAATTCCCGCTGCCAACAGAAATGGGCTGGGACATGACCGCTGGTCATGTCCCAGCCCATTTTATTGTTCTCGGCCCCTGTATGTGACTCCCGGGATACCACGAGCAGATCGGCGGCTACTACCACGGGCACCGCGGCATCTGACCGGTCCGTACGGAGCTCGTACGCGTAAAGGAGGGGCCGTCCGGGAATTCCCGGACGGCCCCTCCTTTCTGTCGTCGTCCCTCACTCGGACCGTCAGCCGAATGGCGTCCCGGACTGGCCGTTCCCGGCCCCCGGACGGTTGGCTTGTCCCCAGCGCGCACATCTGCCGGACGGGTGATACCCCCATGACGCACTCCCCCACCAGCGGCGGCGAGCAGCTGCTGCACGGGTTCCTGGCGCAGGTGCACGCCACCGCACCGACCGACCTGCCCGCGCTCGTCGACCGGTACGCGGGGCTGCTGGGGATGCGCCGCGTCGAGATCTACCTCGTCGACCTTCAGCAGCAGCTCCTGACACCGCTCTCCGGCGACACGGAGCTGCGTGTGGACGCGTCACTGGCCGGAGCGGCCTACCGCTCCCTGGCGCTGCGCGTCGAGACCACCGACACCGGCACCCTGATCGCGTGGCTGCCGCTCGTCGACGGGGCGGAGCGGCTGGGCGTGATCGGCGTGTCCGTGGACACGCTGGACAAGACGCGGCTGGAGCGGTGCAACAGTCTCGCGACCGTGATCGCGATGGCCGTCACGTCGAAACGCGCGTTCAGTGACCGCTTCGTGGAGCAGGCGCGTACCGAGGCCATGACGCTGCCCGCGGAAATGGTGCGGGCCCTTCTGCCCCCGCGCACGGTGGGTGAGGAGCGCGCGGTGTCGGCAGCGGTCCTCGAACCGGCCTACGAGCTCGGCGGGGACGCCTTCGACCACTCCCTCACGGAGTCCACACTGCACGCCGTGATCCTCGACGCGATGGGCCACAACCTCGCGTCGGGAATGACCAGCGCCATCGCCATGGCCGGCTGCCGCAGTGCCCGCCGCAAGGGCGCGGGGCTGAGGGAACTCGTCGAGACCGTCGACGACGTCCTGGCCGAGTGGCTGCCCGACCAGTTCTGCACCGGCATCACCCTGCAACTGGACATGTCCAGCGGGATTCTGAGCTGGATCAACTGCGGCCACCCGCCTCCCCTGCTCATCCGGGACAACCGCGTCCTGGACAACGTGCTCGACCGCCCCGGCGAACCCCCCATGGGCACCCCGGGAAAGCTCGCCGGAGCGGACCGGAGGGTGCACCAGGTGCCCCTGCGGCCCGGCGACCGCGTCCTGCTCTACACGGACGGGGTGACCGAGGCCCGCATGGCGGACGGCACCCAGTTCGGGCTGAACCGCTTCACGGCCTTCGTCATCCGGGCCACCGCCGCCGGCGAGCCCGCGTCGGAAGCCCTCCGGCAGCTCATCCACTCCATCAGGGAGTCCCAGCACGACAGGCTGAACGACGACGCCACCATCCTGATGCTGGAGTGGCGCCGGCCCACTCCCACTCCCGCTCCCTAGGGGGCGACGCGGGGCACGTCCTCGTTCCAGGTACGGGAGAAGACCCTGCGGCCGCCCTCGTATCCGTCCAGGGTGGCGTCCACGTGGAACGCGGTGTCGTCCGAGGTCAGAGTGGTGCGGGTCTCCACGCGCACGTCCCAGCCGGAGCGCCCGAACCGCATGGTCCAGGCGGACTCGCCGCTCACCGACCCGAAGTCGTCGGCGACGGAGGTGTACTTCTCGCAGGCGCGCAGCCCCACCTCGATGCCGTTCTCCTCGAACCGCTGGAGCCCCCGGTCCTTCACGATGTCGAGCACGGAGCGGTAGTCGACCAGATTCCTCGACACGGTCCACGCCTGCTCGGGCTCGGTCAGCTGCGTGACCTCGGGGGGCGCGCACCCCTCGGGCTCGCCGAAGGGCACCCCCGGCATCCCGTCGGGGGCCTCGGGCGGGCGGACGGGCAGGGTGAGGCCGCTGCCGCTCTCGTGGACGCTCAGGCAGGCCGGTGCGGCGGCCGGCCAGACCAGCGGCCAGTAGGAGGTGGAGAGCGACAGGCGGATGCGGTGACCCGCCGGGAAGACCTGGGCGACGCCGTTGAGCGGGACCCGGACGCGGTACTTCTCGCCGGGCTCCAGCGGCTCGGACCGGCCGCCGCCGGAGCGGTGGGCCAGGTTGAGCACCCCGTAGGTGACCCGGGTGGCGCTGCCGTCGGGCGCCACGTCGGACAGCCGCACGGCGACCTGGGCGGTCTCCCTGGACGAGGACAGCAGCAGGTCCACCGCGGGTGCGCCGAGGATCTCCACGCGTTCCGCGAGCGGCTCGGTCTCGAAGACGAGTGAGCCGCCGTCCTCCTCCCGCTGGTCGTAGGGCAGGTCCGGCGGGGCGTTGTACGAGGCCCACTTCCCGGCGAACTGGCCCACGGACAGCGGTGACTGGATGGTGTGGACGCGTTCCGCCGCTTCCGCTCCCCCGGCTTTTGGCGGGTCGTCGTCGGCGCACACGATGCGGTGGTCCCGCAGCGGGTGGGCCACTTCCCCGATGTGCGGGGACGGCCAGCCCGGCTCCCCCACCCAGCGGCCCGGCCGTTCCTGGTACGCCGTGGAGGGCGGCACGCTCTCCTGCATCCAGGCGCGGATCATGGGCCCTTCCATGACGCCGTTCTCGATGCCCTTGAGCCAGTGGTCCCACCACCGGACGACCTCCTGGAGGTATCCGATGGCCGGTCCCGGTTCGCCGAGGTGGGGCAGCTTGTGCGACCAGGGCCCGATCAGCCCCTTGCGCGGTACGCCGACGCGGCTCAGGAGCCGGGTGACGGCGTTGGAGTACCCGTCGGCCCAGCCGCTGGAGGCGAGTACGGGGCAGCCGAGCGCGCCGTAGTCCTCGCTGAGCGAGGCGTGGCGCCAGTAGTCGTCGCGTTCCTGGTGACGCAGCCATTCCAGGACCCAGGGGCGCGCCGAGTCCAGCCGTTCGAGCCACATCTCGCGCCAGCGGTCGCCGACGGCGGCGGGGTCGGGCGGGCAGGTGGAGTAGGCGAACATGGTGCCCGCCTCGGCGAGGTTGTCGGAGAGCATGGCGCCGCCGACGTAGTGCATGTCGTCCGCGTACCGGTCGTCCGTGAAGGACGCGATGACGATGGCTGCCAGGCCCGGGGGCCGGCGGGCCGCGACCTGGAGGGCCGCGAAGCCGCCCCAGGAAATGCCCATCATGCCGGTGGTGCCGTCGCACCAGGGCTGCGCGGCGAGCCAGGCGAGCACCTCCTCGGCGTCGCGCTGTTCGCGTTCCAGGTATTCGTCCAGCAGGACGCCTTCGGACTCGCCGGTCCCCCGCAGGTCGACGCGTACACAGGCGTAGCCGTGGCCTGCGATGTAGGGGTGGTGGATGGCGTCGCGGGTGGAGGTCAGGTCGTTCTTCCGGTAGGGGACGGCCTCCAGGATCGCGGGGACGGGTTGCCGGTCGGCGGTGGTGGGCCGCCAGATCCTCGCCGACAGCCGGATCCCGTCCGACATGGTGATGGTGACGTGGTCCTCCCGCCGCACCGTGTACGGCAGCCGGTCGACGTGTCGCATACCTGTGTTCTGCTCCTTTCCGCCCGCGGCCCTGTTCACGAGGCCTTGACGTCGTGGCCGCCCGGTGCGGTGTCGTCGAAGGAGAGGCCGAGGGCGGCGACGCACTGGTCGTACTTGCGCCGCAGCCCCTCCTCGTCGTCCGCTCCGGTGAAGATGTGGGCGATCTCGTAGCTGTAGCTGTCCTGCCCGGGGACGGTGGAGAGCTTCTGTCCCTCGGACGGCACGACGTCGATGCGTACGCCGGGTATGTCCCGTTCGATGGCCGAGAGCGCCTCGGGGGTGGGCACCTCGTGCACGGTGCCCTCGCCGAACCAGCGGTAGTACCACTTGGCTGCCAGGCGGTAGGCGCCCTGCCCACCGGGTGTCACGGGGTCGTCGCCGAGCGCGAGGCGGATCATCCGGTGGTGGTTGGGGACGCCGTCGACGTACTGGAACAGCTCCGCGTGGGACTGGGAGTGGCGCGGGTTGATCTCCAGCAGGCCGATCCGCCCGGTCCGCGGGTCGTAGAAGTACTCGATGCTGAACGTCGCCGCGTCCATGCCGATCTGCCGGATGGTCCGCTCGCTCACCTCGTGCAGGCGGCGGATCACGGACGGGGGCAGCGTGCTCGGATACTGGTGGCGCAGGAAGCAGGAGGAGCCGGGGTAGCTGATCGAGTCGAGCACCCCGTAGACCGTGACGTCGCCGTCGTGCGCGTAGCCCTCCACGGCGACCTGGATCCCGGTCATGGCTTCCTCGGCGAGACAGACCTGTCCGCCCACGCCCTCCATCTCCGGGGGCAGGTCGAGGAGTTCGAGCACCGCGTCGAAGGGCCTTCCGACCCGGCCGATGCCCTCTCGTATCGTGTCGACGGCCGTACGGAACTCCGTCATGTCCTTCACCCCGTAGGCGAGTTCCGAGGAGTAGGCGAGGGCCGGCTTGAGCCACATGGGGAAGTTCACGCCTTCGGGCGGCTGCGGGTCGGCGCTGTCGAGGTCCACCCGGCCGAAGTTGGGGCAGGCGTCGACGGCCTTCCGCTGCTCCAGCCGGCTCCAGTACTTGTGCTCGCATTTGACGACGGATTCCAGGCTGGTGGTGCGGGTGCCGTACTCGCTGCCGAGCATCGGCACGAGCGTGCTGACGGGGAAGTCCCAGTAGCCGACGATCGCGTCGATGCTGCCCTCGTGCGCGTCGAGGACGGCGCGGGCGCGGTTCATCAGATCGCGGACCGACACCTCACCGCCCTGCAGCTCATCGAGACCGAGCAGGGGGTGGAAGTGGTAGGTGCCGGCGTCCGGGACGGCACGCAGCGTCGGCAGGTTCGCGTCGTCCAGGCCGAGTACGAAGATGTTCTT comes from Streptomyces sp. Mut1 and encodes:
- a CDS encoding PP2C family protein-serine/threonine phosphatase, which translates into the protein MTHSPTSGGEQLLHGFLAQVHATAPTDLPALVDRYAGLLGMRRVEIYLVDLQQQLLTPLSGDTELRVDASLAGAAYRSLALRVETTDTGTLIAWLPLVDGAERLGVIGVSVDTLDKTRLERCNSLATVIAMAVTSKRAFSDRFVEQARTEAMTLPAEMVRALLPPRTVGEERAVSAAVLEPAYELGGDAFDHSLTESTLHAVILDAMGHNLASGMTSAIAMAGCRSARRKGAGLRELVETVDDVLAEWLPDQFCTGITLQLDMSSGILSWINCGHPPPLLIRDNRVLDNVLDRPGEPPMGTPGKLAGADRRVHQVPLRPGDRVLLYTDGVTEARMADGTQFGLNRFTAFVIRATAAGEPASEALRQLIHSIRESQHDRLNDDATILMLEWRRPTPTPAP
- a CDS encoding CocE/NonD family hydrolase; translated protein: MRHVDRLPYTVRREDHVTITMSDGIRLSARIWRPTTADRQPVPAILEAVPYRKNDLTSTRDAIHHPYIAGHGYACVRVDLRGTGESEGVLLDEYLEREQRDAEEVLAWLAAQPWCDGTTGMMGISWGGFAALQVAARRPPGLAAIVIASFTDDRYADDMHYVGGAMLSDNLAEAGTMFAYSTCPPDPAAVGDRWREMWLERLDSARPWVLEWLRHQERDDYWRHASLSEDYGALGCPVLASSGWADGYSNAVTRLLSRVGVPRKGLIGPWSHKLPHLGEPGPAIGYLQEVVRWWDHWLKGIENGVMEGPMIRAWMQESVPPSTAYQERPGRWVGEPGWPSPHIGEVAHPLRDHRIVCADDDPPKAGGAEAAERVHTIQSPLSVGQFAGKWASYNAPPDLPYDQREEDGGSLVFETEPLAERVEILGAPAVDLLLSSSRETAQVAVRLSDVAPDGSATRVTYGVLNLAHRSGGGRSEPLEPGEKYRVRVPLNGVAQVFPAGHRIRLSLSTSYWPLVWPAAAPACLSVHESGSGLTLPVRPPEAPDGMPGVPFGEPEGCAPPEVTQLTEPEQAWTVSRNLVDYRSVLDIVKDRGLQRFEENGIEVGLRACEKYTSVADDFGSVSGESAWTMRFGRSGWDVRVETRTTLTSDDTAFHVDATLDGYEGGRRVFSRTWNEDVPRVAP
- a CDS encoding ATP-grasp domain-containing protein, with the translated sequence MSPQRKNIFVLGLDDANLPTLRAVPDAGTYHFHPLLGLDELQGGEVSVRDLMNRARAVLDAHEGSIDAIVGYWDFPVSTLVPMLGSEYGTRTTSLESVVKCEHKYWSRLEQRKAVDACPNFGRVDLDSADPQPPEGVNFPMWLKPALAYSSELAYGVKDMTEFRTAVDTIREGIGRVGRPFDAVLELLDLPPEMEGVGGQVCLAEEAMTGIQVAVEGYAHDGDVTVYGVLDSISYPGSSCFLRHQYPSTLPPSVIRRLHEVSERTIRQIGMDAATFSIEYFYDPRTGRIGLLEINPRHSQSHAELFQYVDGVPNHHRMIRLALGDDPVTPGGQGAYRLAAKWYYRWFGEGTVHEVPTPEALSAIERDIPGVRIDVVPSEGQKLSTVPGQDSYSYEIAHIFTGADDEEGLRRKYDQCVAALGLSFDDTAPGGHDVKAS